A window from Salvia miltiorrhiza cultivar Shanhuang (shh) chromosome 2, IMPLAD_Smil_shh, whole genome shotgun sequence encodes these proteins:
- the LOC131011341 gene encoding uncharacterized protein LOC131011341 — translation MILQFLNFGGAGRLHFLNLRNPQNAPFSTTTPISCSSSSSIRCVTGNGFPAHDIGAILHNKVLVSAVASAAVGQLTKPFASTILYGKKFDLKTVFSSGGFPSTHSSSVVATATCLGIERGFADALFGLAVVYAGLIMYDAQGVRREVGTHAKLLNKVMPRTRLYTPSSSTDDANDVINSYSRESSSDLEITDPVLSEEYSSLQKSSLLLESDNRMRVRSSSVVSDICAGSESVASSLKESVGHTEIEVAAGAFLGLVVSLVVCPCL, via the exons ATGATActccaatttcttaatttcggCGGCGCCGGACGCCTCCACTTTCTCAACCTCCGAAACCCCCAAAACGCCCCTTTCTCCACAACAACTCCCATCTCCTGCTCCTCCTCTTCTTCAATCCGTTGTGTCACCGGCAACGGTTTCCCGGCCCACGACATCGGCGCTATTTTGCACAACAAA GTTCTTGTATCAGCAGTTGCCTCTGCGGCAGTTGGGCAGTTGACCAAACCGTTTGCTTCGACCATTTTATACGGCAAGAAATTTGATTTGAAGACTGTTTTCTCCTCTGGGGGATTCCCTTCTACGCATTCTTCT TCTGTTGTGGCGACGGCAACTTGTCTTGGCATAGAGAG GGGATTTGCTGATGCGCTTTTTGGTTTAGCTGTAGTTTATGCTGGTCTTATTATGTATGATGCGCAG GGAGTTAGAAGGGAAGTCGGAACTCATGCAAAACTACTGAACAAAGTGATGCCGAGAACCAGATTATATACACCTTCTTCCTCCACAGACGATGCAAACGATGTCATAAATTCCTATTCCAGAGAATCATCTTCAGACTTAGAGATCACTGATCCTGTTCTTTCGGAGGAGTATAGCTCGTTGCAGAAGAGTTCTCTATTGCTCGAGTCTGATAACCGGATGCGTGTAAGATCCTCCAGTGTGGTATCCGACATCTGTGCAGGATCGGAAAGTGTAGCATCATCGTTGAAGGAATCCGTCGGCCATACGGAGATTGAAGTTGCCGCCGGAGCCTTCTTAGGTTTGGTGGTGAGCTTAGTAGTGTGCCCCTGCTTATAG